In one Ochotona princeps isolate mOchPri1 chromosome 16, mOchPri1.hap1, whole genome shotgun sequence genomic region, the following are encoded:
- the LOC131482226 gene encoding very-long-chain 3-oxoacyl-CoA reductase-B-like yields the protein MESRWDVLSALGAVTCVWLLLQAMWAVARGVYVYLLPQVRRGAPWLRAQGAWAVVTGATGGIGKAYAHELARRGLNVVLISRSLSKLEQEAKDIERLHGRQTRVIQADFTRGPEIYTDIAAGLQGLNIGVLVNNVGMVYGDRKLKRTLECEDPGQSMTDLVNCNIMSVVQMTRVVLPSMVTRRRGVIINVSSVASLRSVPFLNMYAASKAFVRSFSNALATEYRPYGITVQNVSPAIVSTNMANNLPPGPLIMRSEDFAREALDTLGLSSDVSGCLSHGLQVCLMPFLMPQWLLHTQWGSQLLMKLFKRLMN from the exons ATGGAGTCCAGGTGGGATGTGCTGAGCGCGCTGGGGGCCGTCACCTGcgtgtggctgctgctgcaagCCATGTGGGCGGTGGCCCGTGGAGTGTACGTCTACCTGCTGCCCCAGGTTCGCCGTGGTGCCCCGTGGCTTCGGGCACAGGGAGCCTGGGCAG TGGTCACTGGAGCCACCGGAGGCATTGGCAAGGCCTATGCACACGAG CTGGCCAGGAGAGGTCTCAACGTGGTGCTCATCAGTCGGAGCCTGAGCAAGTTGGAGCAGGAGGCCAAGGACATCG AGCGGCTGCATGGCCGGCAGACTCGAGTCATCCAGGCTGACTTCACCCGGGGCCCAGAGATCTACACGGACATCGCGGCGGGACTGCAGGGCCTGAACATAGGAGTCCTGG TGAACAACGTGGGCATGGTTTACGGGGacaggaagttgaagaggaccttGGAGTGCGAGGACCCTGGACAA AGCATGACGGACCTGGTGAACTGCAACATCATGTCAGTGGTCCAG ATGACCCGCGTCGTCCTGCCCAGCATGGTCACCAG GCGCAGAGGCGTCATCATCAACGTCTCCTCGGTGGCCAGCTTACGGAGCGTCCCATTCTTGAACATGTATGCTGCGTCCAAG GCCTTCGTGCGAAGCTTCTCCAACGCCTTGGCCACAGAGTACCGCCCCTATGGCATCACCGTGCAG AACGTGAGTCCCGCTATTGTCTCCACAAACATGGCCAATAACCTCCCACCTGGGCCTCTGATCATGCGGTCTGAAGACTTTGCCCGGGAGGCGCTGGACACCCTGGGCCTGTCGTCTGACGTCTCTGGCTGCCTGAGCCATGGCCTGCAG GTTTGCCTGATGCCTTTCCTCATGCCCCAGTGGCTTCTACACACTCAGTGGGGAAGCCAGCTTCTGATGAAGCTCTTCAAGAGATTGATGAATTAG
- the LOC131482206 gene encoding very-long-chain 3-oxoacyl-CoA reductase-B-like, with protein sequence MESRWDVLSALGAVTCVWLLLQAMWAVARGVYVYLLPQVRRGAPWLRAQGAWAVVTGATGGIGRAYAHELARRGLNVVLISRSLSKLEQEAKDIERLHGRQTRVIQADFTRGPEIYTDIAAGLQDLDIGVLVNNVGMVYGESKLKRTLECENPGQSMTDLVNCNIMSVVQMTRVVLPSMVTRRRGVIINISSVASLRSVPFFNMYAASKAFVRSFSNALATEYRPYGITVQTVSPAIVATNMANGFKPGLLVMRSEDFAREALDTLGLSSDVSGCLSHALQVCLMPFLMPQWLLHTQWGYRLVKQNLNKLKEDNK encoded by the exons ATGGAGTCCAGGTGGGATGTGCTGAGCGCGCTGGGGGCCGTCACCTGcgtgtggctgctgctgcaagCCATGTGGGCGGTGGCCCGTGGAGTGTACGTCTACCTGCTGCCCCAGGTTCGCCGTGGTGCCCCGTGGCTTCGGGCACAGGGAGCCTGGGCAG TGGTAACTGGCGCCACTGGGGGCATTGGCAGGGCCTACGCGCATGAG CTGGCCAGGAGAGGTCTCAACGTGGTGCTCATCAGTCGGAGCCTGAGCAAGTTGGAGCAGGAGGCCAAGGACATCG AGCGGCTGCATGGCCGGCAGACTCGAGTCATCCAGGCTGACTTCACCCGGGGCCCAGAGATCTACACGGACATCGCGGCGGGACTGCAGGACCTGGACATAGGAGTCCTGG TAAACAACGTGGGCATGGTTTACGGGGAAAgcaagttgaagaggaccctggAGTGCGAGAACCCTGGACAA AGCATGACGGACCTGGTGAACTGCAACATCATGTCAGTGGTCCAG ATGACCCGCGTCGTCCTGCCCAGCATGGTCACCAG GCGCAGAGGCGTCATCATCAACATCTCCTCGGTGGCCAGCTTACGGAGTGTCCCATTTTTTAACATGTATGCTGCGTCCAAG GCCTTCGTGCGAAGCTTCTCCAACGCCTTGGCCACAGAGTACCGCCCCTATGGCATCACCGTGCAG ACCGTGAGTCCCGCTATTGTCGCCACAAACATGGCCAATGGCTTCAAACCCGGGCTCCTGGTCATGCGGTCTGAAGACTTTGCCCGGGAGGCGCTGGACACCCTGGGCCTGTCGTCTGACGTCTCTGGCTGCCTGAGCCATGCCTTGCAG GTTTGCCTGATGCCTTTCCTCATGCCCCAGTGGCTTCTACACACTCAGTGGGGATACCGGCTTGTCAAGCAGAACTTaaacaaattaaaggaagatAACAAGTGA